A genomic region of Jeotgalibaca ciconiae contains the following coding sequences:
- a CDS encoding hydroxyacid dehydrogenase: MLKAVFIFADKIKDRDYSPSVLEEIGKHVEILEPRLTKDNYMEYWDLIEQADIIFSGIGAPRMDKEFLDHAPNLKAIFYAAGTMKHILTDDEAWSREITITTANVANAIPVAEYTLGQILLSLKNSWYLSRKLREEKTYTNGIDYSIAGVYDSTVGIISLSQIGKLVIDHLKNFQVDIALYDPFVTDEQAKELGVKLCSLEELFEISDVVSLHAPRLPETMRMITGEHLQSMKKNATFINTARGEIVREEEMIEVLKNRSDLTALLDVTAPEPPESDSPLYTLGNVFLTPHIAGSVGKERQRLGMFMLEELKRYLDNEPLKYQITKEAFKHMA, translated from the coding sequence ATGTTAAAAGCTGTATTTATTTTTGCAGATAAAATAAAAGATCGAGATTATTCTCCCAGCGTTCTAGAAGAAATTGGAAAACATGTAGAAATTCTAGAACCTCGATTAACGAAAGATAATTATATGGAATATTGGGATTTGATTGAACAAGCAGATATCATTTTTTCTGGTATTGGCGCACCTAGAATGGATAAGGAGTTTCTTGATCATGCACCTAATTTGAAAGCTATTTTCTATGCTGCCGGCACAATGAAACACATCCTTACGGACGACGAAGCTTGGAGTCGTGAAATTACAATCACAACGGCTAATGTTGCGAATGCCATTCCAGTTGCGGAATACACCTTAGGCCAGATTCTGTTGTCTTTAAAAAACAGCTGGTACCTATCTAGAAAATTACGCGAAGAAAAAACGTATACGAATGGTATTGATTATTCGATTGCAGGTGTCTATGATTCAACTGTTGGGATTATTTCTTTAAGCCAGATTGGTAAACTAGTGATTGATCATTTGAAAAACTTTCAGGTTGATATTGCTCTTTATGATCCTTTTGTTACAGATGAACAAGCAAAAGAATTAGGGGTAAAACTCTGTTCTTTAGAAGAGCTTTTCGAAATTTCCGATGTAGTTTCCTTGCATGCACCTCGTTTACCGGAGACGATGCGGATGATTACTGGAGAACATTTACAATCCATGAAGAAAAATGCAACTTTTATCAATACAGCACGAGGAGAAATTGTTCGTGAAGAGGAAATGATTGAAGTGCTGAAAAATCGTTCGGACCTTACGGCTTTATTAGACGTAACGGCTCCTGAACCTCCAGAATCAGACTCACCGTTATATACATTGGGAAATGTTTTCCTTACTCCTCATATCGCCGGCAGTGTCGGAAAAGAACGTCAAAGACTCGGTATGTTTATGTTGGAAGAGTTAAAGCGCTATTTAGATAACGAGCCTTTAAAATATCAAATTACAAAAGAAGCATTCAAGCATATGGCTTAA
- a CDS encoding FAD-dependent oxidoreductase: protein MKKVVIVGGVAGGMSAATRLRRLREDIEIVVFEKGPHVSFANCGLPYYVSGEIEDHDRLLLQTPESLYERFKIDVRVNQEVISINPAEKVVYIKNMQGEHTETYDKLILSPGAKPFVPDISGLSEAKNVFTLRNVPDLDKIMKHLENRDVEKALVVGAGFIGLEMAENLKNRGLDVTIVEKAPHVLPPLDEEMATYVTKELEKNNIKVITAQSATKLLDNGRVVVLEDHTEIEADIVILSVGVQPENKLAKEAGLSLGFRGGIIVDKNYQTSNPDIYAVGDAIVVNQQITGEEALISLASPANRQGRQVADVIAGLNRQNKGSIGTAIVRIFNLTAASTGITERAVSNAGLDYQIVHTIGKDHAAYYPGATDILLKLIFDPKTGKIYGAQGIGEKGVDKRIDVLATAIKGEMTIFDLPELELAYAPPFGSAKDPVNMIGYAAMNIIDGLSENVQWHQLSKELASGTKILDVRSEEELANGRFKEAVHIPLDELRSRMDELDKNQAYIISCHSGLRSYIGERILKQNGFTVKNLDGAFALYQAIRPKEITHVSE, encoded by the coding sequence ATGAAAAAAGTAGTCATTGTCGGTGGAGTTGCAGGAGGAATGTCTGCAGCAACTAGATTACGTCGTTTAAGGGAAGATATTGAAATCGTGGTATTTGAAAAAGGACCTCATGTTTCTTTTGCGAACTGCGGATTGCCTTATTATGTTTCAGGAGAAATTGAAGATCATGATCGCTTGTTGCTTCAGACACCAGAATCATTATATGAACGCTTTAAAATTGACGTACGTGTAAATCAAGAAGTTATTTCGATTAATCCGGCTGAGAAAGTAGTCTATATAAAAAATATGCAAGGAGAGCACACTGAAACGTATGATAAACTTATTTTATCTCCCGGCGCAAAGCCGTTCGTACCTGATATCAGTGGTCTTTCAGAAGCAAAAAATGTGTTTACTTTGAGAAATGTTCCTGATTTAGATAAAATTATGAAACATTTGGAAAATCGAGATGTCGAAAAGGCACTTGTTGTCGGTGCTGGTTTCATCGGATTAGAAATGGCTGAAAACTTGAAAAATAGAGGTTTAGACGTCACAATTGTAGAAAAAGCACCTCATGTACTGCCGCCATTGGATGAAGAAATGGCAACATATGTAACAAAAGAATTAGAAAAAAATAATATCAAAGTGATTACTGCGCAGTCAGCGACAAAATTATTGGATAATGGTAGAGTCGTTGTTTTAGAAGATCATACAGAAATAGAAGCGGATATTGTTATTCTATCGGTTGGGGTTCAGCCGGAAAATAAGTTGGCAAAAGAAGCAGGTTTGTCATTGGGATTTCGCGGTGGCATTATAGTGGACAAAAATTACCAAACGAGTAATCCAGATATTTATGCAGTCGGAGATGCAATTGTCGTCAATCAACAGATTACCGGAGAAGAAGCTTTAATTTCCTTGGCGTCGCCAGCTAATCGACAAGGTCGCCAAGTAGCAGATGTTATTGCAGGATTAAATCGACAAAATAAAGGTAGTATTGGCACCGCAATTGTTCGGATTTTTAATCTAACTGCGGCATCAACCGGCATAACGGAACGAGCTGTGTCGAATGCTGGTTTAGATTATCAGATTGTTCACACCATAGGAAAAGACCACGCTGCTTATTATCCAGGAGCAACTGACATTTTACTAAAACTAATTTTCGATCCAAAAACAGGGAAAATATATGGCGCCCAAGGAATTGGAGAAAAGGGTGTTGATAAAAGGATTGATGTATTAGCAACCGCTATTAAAGGGGAAATGACGATTTTTGATTTACCTGAGTTGGAATTGGCCTATGCTCCTCCTTTCGGATCTGCTAAAGATCCTGTGAATATGATTGGATATGCTGCAATGAATATTATCGACGGGTTAAGTGAGAATGTTCAATGGCATCAACTATCGAAAGAGCTTGCATCAGGCACAAAAATACTAGATGTTCGTTCAGAAGAGGAACTGGCAAACGGACGCTTCAAAGAGGCGGTCCATATACCACTAGATGAATTACGTTCCCGAATGGATGAACTTGATAAGAACCAAGCATATATTATAAGCTGCCATAGCGGACTTCGAAGCTATATTGGAGAGCGGATACTGAAACAAAATGGTTTTACTGTTAAAAATTTAGACGGAGCATTTGCTTTGTATCAAGCCATTAGACCAAAGGAGATCACACATGTATCAGAGTAA
- a CDS encoding rhodanese-like domain-containing protein has translation MFSLFRKIDSVSTKELLKEVQNNIQLIDVRTSNEYQVGHIKQAKNVPLQKIESFKGNFGQEIYVICQSGMRSKQASKILSKKGYQVKNVRGGMNQWSGEVRRGR, from the coding sequence GTGTTTAGTCTATTCAGAAAAATCGACAGTGTATCAACAAAAGAGCTTCTAAAAGAAGTGCAGAATAATATTCAATTAATCGATGTTCGTACGAGTAACGAATACCAGGTGGGGCATATTAAGCAAGCTAAGAATGTTCCTTTGCAAAAGATTGAATCTTTTAAAGGGAATTTTGGACAAGAAATATATGTCATTTGCCAAAGTGGTATGCGCAGCAAACAAGCTTCGAAAATCCTGTCAAAGAAGGGCTACCAAGTAAAAAATGTACGCGGTGGAATGAATCAATGGAGTGGAGAAGTCAGGAGAGGGAGATAA
- the uxuA gene encoding mannonate dehydratase: MKMSFRWYGRDNDPIPLEYIKQIPNTREVVWALHNKVAGELWTEEEIKEEVAYIKDRGLETSVVESVNVHEDIKLGLPTRDRYIGIYKETLKNLANNGVKVVCYNFMPIFDWTRTDLFHPLEDGTTAMFFENNKINAVSPQELIDLMQKESQGMTMPGWEPERLAKIQELFHAYEGYDDDKLRENFKYFIDAIIPTCEEYNIKMAIHPDDPPFPIFGLPRLVNKDTNIEKLLAVNSSKYHGLTFCTGSLGSDPSNPLVDMIHKFHDRIHFMHVRNVRVSENGDFIEVSHFTEDGTVDVVGVMKALYEVGFDGYLRPDHGRHIFGENSTNVRAGYGLYDRALGIMYLNGCWDMAKRLGNR, from the coding sequence ATGAAAATGTCATTTAGATGGTATGGACGGGATAACGATCCAATACCTTTGGAATATATCAAACAAATTCCGAATACAAGAGAAGTTGTTTGGGCACTACATAATAAAGTTGCGGGAGAATTATGGACGGAAGAGGAAATCAAAGAAGAAGTGGCTTATATAAAAGACCGAGGATTAGAGACTTCGGTTGTAGAAAGTGTCAATGTTCATGAAGATATTAAATTAGGCCTACCTACACGGGATCGATACATTGGTATTTACAAAGAGACATTAAAAAATTTGGCGAATAACGGTGTAAAAGTTGTTTGTTATAATTTTATGCCAATTTTTGATTGGACAAGGACGGACCTGTTTCACCCATTAGAAGATGGCACGACAGCGATGTTTTTTGAAAATAATAAAATTAACGCTGTTAGTCCACAAGAGTTAATTGATTTGATGCAAAAAGAATCACAAGGAATGACAATGCCGGGTTGGGAACCGGAGCGTTTAGCAAAGATACAAGAATTGTTTCATGCGTACGAGGGATATGACGATGATAAGTTGCGTGAAAACTTCAAATACTTTATTGATGCAATCATCCCGACCTGTGAGGAATATAATATAAAAATGGCCATTCATCCAGATGATCCGCCATTTCCAATATTTGGTTTGCCAAGACTGGTTAATAAAGATACGAACATAGAAAAATTATTAGCAGTGAATTCAAGTAAATATCATGGACTTACTTTTTGCACGGGATCACTAGGATCAGATCCATCAAATCCCTTAGTAGATATGATCCACAAATTTCATGACCGCATTCATTTCATGCATGTTCGAAATGTGCGTGTCTCTGAAAATGGTGATTTCATAGAAGTCTCTCATTTTACAGAAGATGGAACGGTTGATGTTGTAGGTGTAATGAAAGCTTTATATGAAGTAGGGTTTGATGGTTATTTACGACCTGATCATGGACGACATATTTTTGGCGAAAATTCAACAAATGTAAGAGCTGGATATGGACTATATGACCGTGCTCTTGGCATTATGTATTTGAATGGTTGCTGGGATATGGCTAAAAGATTGGGCAATAGATAA
- a CDS encoding GntR family transcriptional regulator, with amino-acid sequence MVKTKYQLISDEIRSKILSNSFTQGSIIPSETQLQKEYGVSRHTVRQAIALLVNEGYLRKEKGSGTFVDNRYLTNKENKIKTIGVITTYVSDYIFPSIIRGIEQELRKNGYSLLLASTNNDVAQERVCLEQMMNQGVSGLIVEPTKSNIYNPNLAYYLSFKERGIPVVMINAQYEELSFPSIRVDDIEAGYLATRLLLEKEEKDLALVIKIDDLQGKYRMKGFIKAHEEVGASFNPENVYTYTTESKENVLKEMIANLQDQQDVSGIVCYNDEIAQELINGLLEMGKKVPEDYSIIGNDDSFLSTSPGVHLTTLSHPKEKLGEVAAQIIVAAIHNDPLKSKVFQPELIIRDSVKK; translated from the coding sequence ATGGTGAAGACAAAATATCAACTTATATCTGATGAGATTCGATCAAAAATTTTATCCAACAGCTTTACCCAAGGAAGCATTATCCCTTCAGAAACACAGCTGCAAAAAGAGTATGGAGTAAGTCGCCATACGGTAAGGCAGGCAATTGCACTGTTAGTAAATGAAGGCTATCTAAGAAAAGAAAAAGGTTCAGGAACTTTTGTAGATAATCGATATTTAACAAACAAAGAAAATAAAATCAAGACAATCGGTGTCATCACTACCTATGTATCTGATTATATTTTCCCATCCATCATTAGAGGAATTGAACAAGAATTGCGAAAAAATGGTTACTCACTTTTACTCGCAAGTACAAATAATGATGTCGCTCAAGAGAGAGTTTGTTTAGAGCAGATGATGAATCAAGGTGTATCAGGTTTAATCGTTGAGCCGACAAAAAGTAATATTTATAATCCGAATTTGGCATATTACCTTTCTTTTAAAGAACGTGGGATACCCGTGGTAATGATTAATGCGCAATATGAAGAATTATCATTTCCTTCTATCCGTGTGGATGATATCGAGGCCGGCTATTTAGCGACGCGGCTTCTTTTGGAAAAAGAAGAGAAAGACCTTGCACTGGTTATTAAAATTGATGATTTACAAGGAAAATATCGAATGAAAGGATTCATAAAAGCGCACGAAGAAGTTGGAGCTAGTTTTAATCCTGAGAATGTTTATACCTATACAACAGAATCCAAAGAAAACGTACTAAAAGAAATGATTGCTAATCTACAGGACCAGCAGGATGTATCAGGTATTGTTTGTTATAATGATGAAATTGCTCAAGAACTAATAAATGGCTTACTTGAGATGGGAAAGAAAGTGCCGGAAGATTACTCTATTATTGGAAATGACGATTCGTTTTTAAGTACATCGCCTGGTGTCCACTTAACGACCTTATCTCATCCAAAAGAAAAATTAGGTGAGGTTGCAGCTCAGATAATTGTTGCAGCTATTCACAACGACCCACTAAAAAGCAAAGTATTTCAACCCGAACTCATCATTAGGGATTCAGTAAAAAAATAA
- a CDS encoding rhodanese-like domain-containing protein: MYQSKGINEFYQENYKEKISIIDVRERDEFAQGHIPKAINYPLSEIGKNFIEIDKKTEHYIICHSGNRSAMASEFLSQKGYEVINVMGGMSAWRGETVSK, encoded by the coding sequence ATGTATCAGAGTAAAGGAATTAATGAATTCTACCAAGAAAATTATAAAGAGAAAATATCAATTATTGATGTACGAGAACGTGATGAGTTTGCACAAGGTCATATTCCCAAAGCGATAAATTATCCCTTAAGTGAAATAGGGAAAAACTTTATTGAAATCGATAAAAAAACAGAACACTATATCATTTGCCATTCCGGCAACCGTTCAGCAATGGCTAGTGAGTTTTTATCTCAAAAAGGATATGAGGTAATAAATGTAATGGGTGGGATGTCTGCCTGGAGAGGAGAGACCGTGAGCAAATGA
- a CDS encoding metal-sensitive transcriptional regulator: protein MSSCNKKVLNRLKRAEGQIRGIQKMIEEEKECIDVITQLSAVRSSVDRIMGIIVAENLQNCLQNPEEDLNVQAQKIEQAVEMIIKK from the coding sequence ATGAGTTCATGTAATAAGAAAGTGTTGAATCGATTGAAAAGAGCAGAAGGCCAAATTCGCGGCATTCAAAAGATGATTGAAGAAGAAAAAGAATGTATCGACGTCATTACACAGTTAAGTGCAGTTCGCTCGAGCGTGGATCGTATCATGGGGATTATTGTGGCAGAGAATTTACAGAATTGTTTACAAAATCCTGAAGAAGATTTGAATGTACAAGCTCAAAAAATCGAGCAAGCAGTTGAGATGATAATAAAAAAATAA
- a CDS encoding hydantoinase/oxoprolinase family protein: MRSIRIGIDVGGTHTKAVAIDNQTVEIVGKGSVMTTHHHEKGVAQGVVDAFKQCLDQNNIKPEEVIFIAHSTTQATNALLEGDVSKAGIIGMGKGGIEGFFARRQTKTNNIDLGNGKKIEVESRYLKAKDITEKTIEQTIDELINQGVNVIVASKAFGVDDAREETLVSEIARKKGLLSTSASEITKLYGLATRTKTATLNASILPTMLETANSTENSVKEAGIQVPLMIMRGDGGVMEVTEMKKRPILTMLSGPAASVSGALMYLRTSNAVFVEVGGTSTDISVIKNGKPAVDYSIIGGHRTYINSLDVHVTGVAGGSMVRANNSEVVDVGPRSAHIADMGYVAFTPPELFEGAEVYRMKPTENDPSDYVAIRLNNGESVALTNTCAANALKLVSDDDFAKGIYESSYVGVKLLADELGKTVEETADAILDASSKKIIPIIEDLIEKYDIEREQVVVVGAGGGAGALVRYTANKLDMMYQIPDQAEVISSIGVALAMVREMVERTVPNPTVEDIAQLKKEAKDLAIKSGAVEDTIEVYVEIDEQAQKITAIALGSTEVRTTDLSKDITLEEAQTIASETIKDVDGKLVVDYTNGKTYCFSYNKGEQNQLRIIDNQGFLKIQRGHGGGQKVTFSELDKAIVNLWNTYTNYGSEIRINPDIYLIDGMRILDYSGIPEVEQVVGLIQAELVDFDPDQELYVVAAKNGL, translated from the coding sequence ATGAGGTCAATTAGAATTGGAATTGATGTTGGGGGAACGCATACGAAGGCTGTCGCAATTGATAATCAAACTGTCGAAATTGTAGGGAAAGGTTCTGTGATGACAACTCACCATCATGAAAAAGGGGTTGCTCAAGGCGTAGTAGACGCTTTCAAGCAGTGTTTAGATCAAAATAATATCAAACCGGAAGAAGTTATTTTTATCGCTCATAGTACGACCCAAGCGACGAATGCATTACTGGAAGGTGATGTTTCTAAAGCTGGTATTATCGGTATGGGCAAGGGAGGAATTGAAGGATTCTTTGCAAGAAGACAAACAAAAACAAATAACATTGACTTAGGAAATGGTAAAAAAATTGAAGTAGAATCAAGATATTTAAAAGCAAAAGATATTACGGAAAAAACTATTGAACAAACGATTGATGAATTAATAAATCAAGGAGTTAATGTTATTGTTGCAAGTAAAGCTTTTGGAGTGGATGATGCAAGAGAAGAAACACTTGTTTCAGAAATAGCCAGAAAAAAAGGACTCCTATCAACAAGCGCATCAGAAATAACCAAACTTTATGGATTAGCTACTCGAACAAAGACTGCAACACTAAATGCAAGTATCTTACCGACCATGCTAGAAACAGCAAATAGCACAGAGAATAGTGTTAAGGAAGCTGGTATTCAGGTGCCTCTCATGATTATGAGAGGTGATGGCGGAGTTATGGAAGTAACAGAGATGAAGAAAAGACCGATTCTAACGATGTTATCAGGACCTGCAGCAAGCGTGAGTGGAGCGCTCATGTACTTACGCACATCAAATGCAGTATTCGTAGAAGTAGGCGGAACTTCGACAGATATTAGTGTAATCAAGAATGGAAAGCCGGCAGTGGATTATTCTATCATCGGGGGTCACCGTACTTACATTAATTCATTAGATGTTCACGTTACTGGAGTTGCTGGAGGGAGTATGGTGAGAGCGAATAATAGCGAAGTAGTTGATGTAGGACCTCGTAGTGCACACATTGCTGATATGGGATACGTTGCTTTCACGCCACCAGAATTATTTGAAGGAGCAGAAGTATATCGTATGAAGCCTACTGAAAACGATCCAAGTGATTATGTAGCGATACGCTTAAACAATGGCGAATCCGTGGCGCTAACGAATACTTGTGCAGCAAATGCCTTAAAACTTGTAAGTGATGATGATTTTGCTAAAGGGATTTATGAATCAAGTTATGTTGGTGTAAAGCTTCTTGCGGATGAACTTGGTAAAACGGTTGAAGAAACAGCTGATGCTATTTTGGATGCATCAAGTAAGAAAATCATTCCTATTATTGAAGATTTGATTGAAAAGTATGATATTGAGAGAGAGCAGGTAGTAGTTGTTGGGGCCGGTGGTGGGGCTGGAGCGTTAGTTCGCTATACAGCTAATAAACTGGATATGATGTACCAAATACCAGACCAAGCTGAAGTCATCTCTTCTATTGGTGTTGCGTTAGCGATGGTACGCGAGATGGTCGAACGAACTGTGCCGAATCCAACTGTAGAAGATATTGCCCAATTAAAAAAAGAAGCAAAAGACTTAGCGATTAAGAGTGGGGCAGTTGAAGATACGATTGAAGTATATGTAGAAATCGATGAACAAGCTCAGAAAATTACTGCCATTGCTTTGGGCTCTACTGAAGTTCGGACGACAGATTTATCGAAAGATATCACTTTAGAAGAAGCTCAGACAATTGCGTCGGAAACGATTAAAGATGTTGATGGTAAGCTTGTAGTAGATTATACCAATGGAAAAACATACTGTTTCTCCTACAATAAAGGAGAACAAAATCAACTTAGAATTATCGACAATCAGGGTTTCTTAAAAATACAAAGAGGTCATGGTGGTGGACAAAAAGTTACTTTTAGTGAGTTGGATAAGGCTATTGTGAATTTGTGGAACACATATACAAACTATGGAAGTGAAATAAGGATTAATCCTGATATTTATCTTATTGATGGGATGCGAATTCTAGACTATTCGGGAATTCCAGAAGTTGAGCAAGTAGTGGGGCTGATTCAAGCAGAGTTGGTAGACTTTGATCCTGATCAGGAACTGTATGTTGTAGCTGCAAAAAATGGATTGTAA
- a CDS encoding xylulokinase, whose amino-acid sequence MDNKIIVDIQENRTSLGIEFGSTRIKAVLIDSSYVPIASGSFEWENQLNAGLWTYSLDLIWKGLQESYQELVREVNQKYGVILTSVGSIGFSAMMHGYMAFDKAGELLVPFRTWRNSNTSQAEEKLTELFQYNIPQRWSIAHLYQAILDNEEHVNNIDYLTTLAGYIHWKLTGKKALGVGDASGMFPIDIETKSYDQEKINQFHSLDELESIPWNLAEILPQIFLAGEEAGVLSEKGAKRLDPTGQLQAGIPICPPEGDAGTGMVATNSVKQRTGNVSAGTSAFAMIVLEEEMREVHPEIDLVTTPIGDLVAMVHTNNCTSDINAWVNLFREFSEAAGLKINSDELFATLFNKALEGDPDGGKLLSYGYYSGENITRIEEGRPLFVRSPESTFSLANFMRTHLFSAFGAMKIGMDILKNEAVAIDKIVGHGGIFKTAEVGQKILAAVMDAPVTVMETAGEGGAWGIALLAAYMRQKEENESLGQFLEEKVFGDDVGITISPDKTDVDGFNQFMVRYQAGLEIEQAAVRHFN is encoded by the coding sequence GTGGATAATAAAATAATAGTAGACATACAGGAAAATCGAACGAGTCTGGGAATAGAATTCGGATCAACAAGAATTAAAGCTGTATTAATTGATTCATCGTACGTTCCAATCGCATCTGGAAGTTTTGAGTGGGAAAATCAGCTTAATGCGGGATTGTGGACCTATTCGCTTGATTTAATTTGGAAGGGATTACAGGAGAGCTATCAGGAATTAGTAAGAGAAGTGAATCAAAAATATGGTGTAATACTAACAAGCGTTGGCTCTATTGGATTTAGTGCCATGATGCATGGCTATATGGCTTTTGATAAAGCTGGAGAATTATTAGTCCCATTTCGAACTTGGCGTAATTCGAATACAAGTCAAGCAGAGGAAAAATTAACAGAATTATTTCAATACAATATTCCGCAAAGATGGAGCATTGCCCATTTATATCAAGCAATCTTGGATAATGAAGAACATGTGAACAACATTGACTACCTTACAACTTTAGCTGGTTACATTCATTGGAAACTTACGGGAAAGAAAGCTTTAGGTGTAGGAGACGCTTCAGGGATGTTTCCGATAGATATTGAAACGAAATCTTATGACCAAGAAAAAATCAATCAATTTCATTCACTTGATGAATTGGAAAGTATTCCATGGAATCTAGCTGAAATACTACCGCAGATATTTTTGGCAGGAGAAGAAGCAGGTGTTCTGTCAGAAAAAGGAGCGAAACGATTAGATCCAACTGGCCAATTGCAAGCAGGAATTCCTATTTGTCCTCCAGAAGGTGATGCTGGTACAGGAATGGTCGCAACCAACAGTGTAAAACAACGGACGGGGAACGTTTCAGCTGGTACTTCGGCATTTGCGATGATTGTTTTGGAAGAAGAAATGAGAGAGGTCCATCCAGAAATCGACTTAGTAACCACGCCAATCGGTGATTTAGTTGCGATGGTCCATACAAATAATTGTACGTCAGATATTAATGCTTGGGTTAATTTATTCCGCGAATTCAGTGAAGCGGCAGGATTGAAGATTAATTCAGATGAGTTGTTTGCAACTCTTTTCAATAAAGCTTTGGAAGGCGATCCTGATGGCGGAAAGTTATTATCATATGGATATTATTCAGGAGAAAATATTACTCGCATAGAAGAAGGGCGTCCATTGTTTGTTCGCTCACCGGAGAGTACATTCAGCTTAGCTAACTTTATGCGTACACATTTATTCAGCGCCTTTGGAGCCATGAAAATTGGCATGGACATTTTGAAAAATGAAGCGGTAGCGATTGATAAAATTGTTGGCCATGGCGGAATTTTCAAGACAGCTGAAGTAGGACAGAAGATTTTAGCGGCAGTGATGGATGCACCAGTTACCGTAATGGAAACAGCAGGAGAAGGCGGTGCATGGGGAATTGCTCTTTTAGCTGCTTATATGCGACAAAAAGAAGAAAACGAATCGTTGGGACAATTTTTAGAAGAGAAAGTTTTTGGAGATGATGTCGGGATAACGATTTCGCCTGATAAAACCGATGTAGACGGATTCAATCAATTTATGGTGCGATATCAAGCAGGATTAGAGATTGAGCAAGCAGCAGTTCGACATTTTAATTAG
- a CDS encoding sugar phosphate isomerase/epimerase family protein — protein MNFKKEIGKIGEEEFAKIVSDIKQAAQLAQSQNVSLHLEFHQGTYTDTTESAKRLIEEIDEPNVYLYWQPLAYTSKEERLEQIKELSAYISNVHVFQWDSEFKRYPLADGKNEWNDYINQVQTLSSNKHYFLLEFMKDNSIDQFEEDAVVFKEILA, from the coding sequence ATGAACTTTAAAAAGGAAATAGGGAAAATTGGTGAAGAAGAATTTGCGAAGATAGTTAGCGATATAAAGCAAGCCGCTCAATTAGCTCAATCTCAAAATGTATCCTTACATCTTGAATTCCATCAAGGAACCTATACAGATACCACAGAGAGTGCAAAACGATTAATAGAAGAAATTGATGAGCCAAATGTTTATTTATACTGGCAGCCACTCGCCTACACTTCAAAAGAAGAACGATTAGAGCAAATCAAAGAGCTAAGTGCGTATATCAGCAACGTACATGTATTTCAATGGGATAGCGAATTTAAACGCTACCCTTTGGCAGACGGAAAAAATGAGTGGAATGATTATATTAATCAAGTCCAAACACTTTCTTCAAATAAACATTATTTCTTGTTAGAATTTATGAAAGACAATTCGATTGATCAATTTGAAGAGGATGCTGTTGTTTTTAAAGAAATATTGGCATAA